The proteins below come from a single Thermopolyspora flexuosa genomic window:
- a CDS encoding TldD/PmbA family protein has product MRQIDSDFLALPLRRLADAALQRARDLGARHADFRMERIRAETLRLFDARLEGAMDADDLGYAVRVIVDGTWGFAAGIELTPEAAAATAEQAVRVAKVSAAVNREPVELAPEPVYSDVTWVSSYEVDPFTVPLKEKTELLAEWSGQLLADDRVDHVQASLMQVKEQKFYADTAGTVTTQQRIRLHPSLTAMKTLPDGRFDDMRTLAPPTGRGYEYLTGTGWDFPAELERIPEYLAEKLAAPSVEAGTYDLVIDPSNLWLTIHESIGHATELDRALGYEAAYAGTSFATFDKLGTLQYGSPVMNVTGDRTAEHGLATIGWDDEGVAAQSFDIVRDGVLVGYQLDRRMAHLKGLGRSNGCAFADSPAHVPMQRMANVSLQPAPDGPSVDDLIAGVERGIYIVGDKSWSIDMQRYNFQFTGQRFYLIKNGRLAGQVRDVAYQATTTDFWRSMEAVGGPQTYVLGGAFNCGKGQPGQVAPVSHGCPAALFRGVRVLNTVQEGGR; this is encoded by the coding sequence ATGCGCCAGATCGACTCCGACTTCCTCGCGCTGCCGCTACGGCGGCTCGCGGACGCCGCGCTGCAGCGCGCCCGCGACCTCGGTGCGCGACACGCCGACTTCCGCATGGAGCGCATCCGCGCCGAGACGCTGCGCCTGTTCGACGCGCGGCTGGAGGGCGCGATGGACGCCGACGACCTCGGCTACGCCGTACGGGTGATCGTGGACGGCACCTGGGGGTTCGCCGCGGGCATCGAGCTCACCCCGGAGGCGGCCGCGGCGACCGCCGAGCAGGCGGTGCGGGTGGCCAAGGTGAGCGCGGCGGTGAACCGGGAGCCGGTCGAGCTGGCCCCCGAGCCGGTCTACTCCGACGTCACCTGGGTCTCCTCCTACGAGGTCGACCCGTTCACCGTCCCGCTCAAGGAGAAGACCGAGCTGCTCGCCGAGTGGTCGGGCCAGCTGCTCGCCGACGACCGGGTCGACCACGTCCAGGCCTCGCTCATGCAGGTCAAGGAGCAGAAGTTCTACGCCGACACCGCGGGCACCGTCACCACCCAGCAGCGGATCCGCCTCCACCCGTCGCTCACCGCGATGAAGACGCTGCCGGACGGCCGGTTCGACGACATGCGCACGCTCGCGCCGCCGACCGGGCGGGGGTACGAGTACCTCACCGGCACCGGCTGGGACTTCCCCGCCGAGCTGGAGCGCATCCCCGAGTACCTGGCCGAGAAGCTCGCCGCGCCCTCGGTGGAGGCCGGGACGTACGACCTGGTGATCGACCCGTCGAACCTGTGGCTCACCATCCACGAGTCGATCGGGCACGCCACCGAGCTGGACCGCGCGCTCGGCTACGAGGCGGCCTACGCGGGCACCTCGTTCGCCACCTTCGACAAGCTCGGCACGCTGCAGTACGGCTCGCCGGTGATGAACGTGACCGGGGACCGCACCGCCGAGCACGGCCTGGCCACGATCGGCTGGGACGACGAGGGCGTGGCCGCCCAGTCGTTCGACATCGTGCGCGACGGCGTGCTCGTCGGCTACCAGCTCGACCGGCGCATGGCGCACCTGAAGGGCCTGGGCCGGTCGAACGGCTGCGCGTTCGCCGACTCCCCCGCGCACGTGCCGATGCAGCGCATGGCGAACGTGTCGCTGCAGCCCGCGCCGGACGGCCCGTCGGTCGACGACCTGATCGCCGGGGTCGAGCGCGGCATCTACATCGTCGGCGACAAGAGCTGGTCGATCGACATGCAGCGCTACAACTTCCAGTTCACCGGCCAGCGCTTCTATCTCATCAAGAACGGCCGGCTCGCCGGCCAGGTCCGCGACGTCGCCTACCAGGCCACCACCACCGACTTCTGGCGCTCGATGGAGGCCGTCGGCGGCCCCCAGACCTACGTGCTCGGCGGCGCGTTCAACTGCGGCAAGGGCCAGCCCGGGCAGGTGGCCCCGGTGAGCCACGGCTGCCCGGCCGCGCTGTTCCGCGGCGTCCGCGTTCTCAACACCGTTCAGGAGGGTGGCAGGTGA
- a CDS encoding beta-ketoacyl-ACP reductase translates to MARSVLITGGNRGIGLAIARELSAAGDAVAVTYRSGEPPEGLFGVRCDVTSAEEVDAAFEKVEAEQGPVEVLVANAGITRDTLLPMMKEETFTEVIDTNLTGAYRVAKRAVKGMLRMRRGRIVLISSVVALSGSAGQTNYAAAKAGMIGFARSLARELGSRGITVNVVAPGFVETDMTASLDAAHVERIRSNIPLGRMATPGEIARVVKFLVSDDAAYITGAVIPVDGGLGMGH, encoded by the coding sequence ATGGCTCGCTCAGTTCTCATCACCGGCGGCAACCGCGGGATCGGTCTCGCCATCGCCCGGGAGTTGTCGGCGGCCGGTGACGCCGTCGCCGTGACCTACCGATCGGGGGAGCCCCCGGAGGGGCTGTTCGGCGTCCGCTGCGACGTGACCAGCGCGGAGGAGGTGGACGCCGCCTTCGAGAAGGTCGAGGCCGAGCAGGGCCCGGTGGAGGTCCTGGTGGCCAACGCGGGCATCACCCGGGACACGTTGCTGCCGATGATGAAGGAGGAGACCTTCACCGAGGTCATCGACACCAACCTCACCGGGGCCTACCGCGTGGCCAAGCGCGCGGTCAAGGGCATGCTGCGCATGCGGCGCGGCCGGATCGTGCTGATCTCCTCGGTGGTGGCGCTCTCCGGGTCGGCGGGCCAGACCAACTACGCGGCCGCGAAGGCGGGCATGATCGGCTTCGCCCGCTCGCTCGCCCGCGAGCTCGGCTCGCGCGGCATCACGGTCAACGTCGTGGCCCCCGGGTTCGTGGAGACCGACATGACCGCCTCGCTCGACGCGGCGCACGTCGAGCGCATCCGCTCGAACATCCCGCTGGGCCGCATGGCGACCCCGGGCGAGATCGCGCGGGTGGTCAAGTTCCTGGTAAGCGACGACGCCGCCTACATCACCGGAGCGGTCATCCCTGTGGACGGCGGCCTGGGAATGGGGCACTGA
- the fabI gene encoding enoyl-ACP reductase FabI, with product MGLLDGKRLLITGVLTESSFAFSVARLAQEEGARIVLTGYGRLSLVERIAKRLPEPPPVIELDVTDQEHLDTLADRVGEHLDGLDGVVHSIAFAPQSALGGNFLNTPWEDVATAVHVSTYSYKALAVACLPLMKEGGGSIVGLDFDASKAWPVYDWMGVAKAGLESTNRYLARHLGPHGIRVNLVAAGPVRTMAARSIPGFEEFEEMWTTRAPLGWDLTDPVPAAKACVALLSDWFPATTGEIIHVDGGVHAMGA from the coding sequence ATGGGACTTCTCGACGGCAAGCGGCTGCTCATCACCGGCGTGCTCACCGAGTCGTCCTTCGCGTTCTCGGTGGCCCGGCTCGCCCAGGAGGAGGGCGCGCGCATCGTGCTCACCGGGTACGGCCGGCTCAGCCTCGTCGAGCGCATCGCCAAGCGGCTGCCCGAGCCGCCCCCGGTGATCGAGCTCGACGTGACCGACCAGGAGCACCTCGACACGCTCGCCGACCGGGTCGGCGAGCACCTCGACGGGCTCGACGGCGTGGTGCACTCGATCGCGTTCGCCCCGCAGTCCGCCCTCGGCGGCAACTTCCTCAACACCCCGTGGGAGGACGTGGCGACCGCGGTGCACGTGTCCACCTACTCCTACAAGGCGCTCGCGGTCGCCTGCCTGCCGCTGATGAAGGAGGGCGGCGGCTCGATCGTCGGCCTCGACTTCGACGCGAGCAAGGCCTGGCCGGTCTACGACTGGATGGGCGTGGCGAAGGCCGGCCTGGAGTCCACCAACCGCTACCTCGCCCGGCACCTCGGCCCGCACGGCATCCGGGTCAACCTCGTCGCGGCCGGCCCGGTGCGGACCATGGCCGCGCGCAGCATCCCGGGCTTCGAGGAGTTCGAGGAGATGTGGACCACCCGGGCGCCGCTCGGCTGGGACCTGACCGACCCGGTGCCCGCGGCCAAGGCGTGCGTCGCCCTGCTGTCGGACTGGTTCCCCGCCACCACGGGCGAGATCATCCACGTCGACGGCGGCGTGCACGCCATGGGGGCATGA
- a CDS encoding aldo/keto reductase, translating to MDQRFVGRSGLSVSRIGLGTMTWGRDTDAEEAAAQIKAFVDAGGTLIDTADVYGGGDAEVLLGRLVRDVVPRSDLVIATKSALTPRGPRSRDASRRHLIAALDASLARLGLDEVDLWQLHAFDPEVPLDETLAAVDTAVTSGRTAYAGVCNYTGWQLAAAAVWQQAVPGRAPIVSAQVEYSLLARDAERELLPAAEHVGVGILAGSPLGRGVLTGKYRTGIPADSRAATPHFAEFVRPYLNDRSRRIVESVTTAAEGLGVSPLAVALSWVRDQPGVAAVIAGARTHAQLTGVLRADALTLPPEIRQALDDVSAME from the coding sequence ATGGACCAGCGTTTCGTCGGGCGTAGCGGCTTGTCCGTCTCCCGCATCGGGCTCGGCACGATGACCTGGGGGCGGGACACCGACGCCGAGGAGGCCGCCGCACAGATCAAGGCGTTCGTCGACGCGGGCGGCACGCTGATCGACACCGCCGACGTGTACGGCGGCGGCGACGCGGAGGTGCTGCTCGGGCGGCTGGTGCGCGACGTGGTGCCGCGCTCCGACCTCGTCATCGCCACCAAGTCCGCGCTCACCCCGCGCGGGCCGCGGTCCCGCGACGCCTCCCGGCGGCACCTCATCGCCGCGCTCGACGCCTCCCTGGCGCGGCTGGGGCTCGACGAGGTCGACCTGTGGCAGCTGCACGCCTTCGACCCCGAGGTGCCGCTCGACGAGACCCTCGCCGCGGTCGACACCGCGGTCACCTCCGGCCGCACCGCGTACGCCGGGGTGTGCAACTACACCGGCTGGCAGCTCGCCGCGGCCGCGGTCTGGCAGCAGGCGGTGCCGGGCCGGGCGCCGATCGTCTCGGCGCAGGTGGAGTACTCGCTGCTCGCCCGGGACGCCGAGCGCGAGCTGCTGCCCGCGGCCGAGCACGTCGGGGTCGGGATCCTCGCCGGGTCGCCGCTCGGCCGCGGCGTGCTCACCGGCAAGTACCGCACCGGCATCCCCGCCGACTCGCGGGCCGCGACCCCGCACTTCGCCGAGTTCGTCCGCCCCTACCTGAACGACCGCAGCCGCCGGATCGTCGAGTCGGTCACCACCGCGGCCGAGGGGCTCGGCGTCTCCCCGCTCGCGGTCGCGCTCTCCTGGGTGCGCGACCAGCCGGGCGTCGCCGCGGTGATCGCCGGGGCGCGCACCCACGCGCAGCTCACCGGGGTGCTGCGGGCCGACGCGCTCACCCTGCCGCCGGAGATCCGGCAGGCGCTCGACGACGTTTCCGCGATGGAATAA
- a CDS encoding histidine phosphatase family protein → MTTLLLVRHGLTDLTGSVLAGWTPGVSLSERGRTQVEELAGRLRDLPLDAIVSSPLERCRETAEAVARGRDLRVAVDERFGEVGYGEWTGQRLEDLAKEPLWRVVQTHPSAAAFPGGESLAAMQHRAVAAVRDWNARLGEKAVYLVCSHGDVIKAIVADALGLHLDQFQRITADPASLTVIRYTPLRPFVIRMNDVGGEMRNILPSESTNGGSVDQDGGGNITESDAAVGGGAGTT, encoded by the coding sequence GTGACGACGCTCCTGCTGGTCCGGCACGGCCTCACGGATCTGACCGGCTCGGTCCTCGCCGGGTGGACCCCCGGGGTCTCGCTCAGCGAGCGCGGCCGTACCCAGGTCGAGGAGCTGGCCGGGCGGCTGCGCGACCTCCCCCTCGACGCGATCGTGAGCAGCCCGCTCGAGCGGTGCCGCGAGACCGCCGAGGCGGTCGCGCGGGGGCGCGACCTGCGCGTGGCGGTGGACGAGCGCTTCGGCGAGGTCGGGTACGGCGAGTGGACCGGCCAGAGGCTGGAGGACCTCGCCAAGGAGCCGCTGTGGCGGGTGGTGCAGACCCACCCCAGCGCGGCCGCGTTCCCCGGCGGGGAGTCGCTCGCCGCGATGCAGCACCGCGCGGTCGCGGCGGTGCGGGACTGGAACGCCCGCCTCGGGGAGAAGGCGGTCTACCTGGTCTGCAGCCACGGGGACGTGATCAAGGCGATCGTCGCGGACGCGCTCGGGCTCCACCTCGACCAGTTCCAACGCATCACCGCCGATCCTGCTTCGCTCACCGTTATCCGATATACCCCCTTGCGTCCCTTCGTCATCAGGATGAACGACGTAGGTGGAGAAATGCGAAATATCCTCCCGTCGGAGTCCACAAACGGCGGTTCGGTGGACCAAGATGGGGGAGGAAACATCACCGAGAGCGATGCCGCGGTCGGCGGCGGAGCCGGGACCACGTAA
- a CDS encoding DUF3090 domain-containing protein, with product MPVFDYDPPERFVAGAVGQPGSRAFYLQARGAGRITTVGLEKFQVAVLADRLEELLDEVLRKSGGRAPVPAVAPAELTDTDPLDMPIEEEFRVGTLALAWDPETSKVVIEAQEMTDDEDEEFPGEDREPAVLRVRISPGMARAFSKRALEVVAAGRPPCPLCGQPIDPDGHICVRLNGHRPLQIR from the coding sequence ATGCCGGTCTTCGACTACGATCCGCCAGAGAGGTTCGTGGCCGGTGCCGTCGGGCAGCCGGGCTCACGCGCCTTCTACCTGCAGGCCCGGGGTGCGGGTCGGATCACCACCGTCGGCCTGGAGAAGTTCCAGGTGGCCGTGCTCGCCGACCGGCTCGAGGAGCTTCTCGACGAGGTGCTGCGCAAGAGCGGCGGGCGCGCCCCGGTACCGGCGGTCGCGCCGGCCGAGCTGACCGACACCGATCCGCTCGACATGCCGATCGAGGAGGAGTTCCGCGTCGGCACGCTCGCCCTCGCCTGGGATCCGGAGACCTCGAAGGTGGTCATCGAGGCCCAGGAGATGACCGACGACGAGGACGAGGAGTTCCCCGGCGAGGACCGGGAACCCGCCGTGCTCCGGGTACGGATCAGCCCCGGCATGGCCCGCGCGTTCAGCAAGCGGGCCCTGGAGGTCGTGGCCGCCGGGCGCCCGCCGTGCCCGCTGTGCGGCCAGCCCATCGACCCCGACGGTCACATCTGCGTACGGCTCAACGGTCACCGTCCGCTGCAGATCCGGTGA
- a CDS encoding SCO1664 family protein — translation MPSHPQGTPPRELDDTTAMRLLREGRLEVAGRLVEATNLTLYCTVQLGDLVAACVYKPVRGERPLWDFPDGTLAAREVAAYEVSAATGWRIVPPTVYRDGPFGDGMVQLWIDGDAEIDLMTLMRSRNPALRRLAVFDAIVNNADRKGGHLIPLSDGHFYGVDHGVCFSTEDKLRTVLWQWQGKPLTREAVQVLARIEREMERGRLGRRLRELLSREEVEATWERVRRLLDTGIHPYPSRNWPAIPWPPV, via the coding sequence ATGCCGAGCCACCCCCAAGGCACCCCGCCCCGTGAGCTCGACGACACCACCGCGATGCGCCTGCTCCGCGAGGGCAGGCTCGAGGTGGCGGGCCGCCTCGTCGAGGCCACCAACCTGACCCTCTACTGCACCGTGCAGCTCGGCGACCTCGTCGCCGCCTGCGTGTACAAGCCGGTCCGCGGCGAGCGCCCGCTGTGGGACTTCCCCGACGGCACCCTCGCCGCCCGCGAGGTCGCCGCGTACGAGGTGTCGGCCGCCACCGGCTGGCGCATCGTGCCCCCGACCGTCTACCGCGACGGACCGTTCGGCGACGGCATGGTGCAGCTGTGGATCGACGGCGACGCCGAGATCGACCTCATGACGCTCATGCGCAGCCGCAACCCCGCGCTGCGCCGCCTCGCCGTCTTCGACGCGATCGTCAACAACGCCGACCGCAAGGGCGGCCACCTCATCCCGCTGTCCGACGGGCACTTCTACGGCGTCGACCACGGGGTGTGCTTCTCCACCGAGGACAAGCTGCGCACCGTGCTGTGGCAGTGGCAGGGCAAGCCGCTGACCCGGGAGGCGGTGCAGGTGCTCGCCCGCATCGAGCGGGAGATGGAGCGCGGCCGGCTCGGGCGGCGGCTGCGCGAGCTGCTGTCCCGCGAGGAGGTCGAGGCGACCTGGGAGCGGGTGCGCCGCCTGCTCGACACCGGCATCCACCCCTACCCCTCGCGGAACTGGCCCGCGATCCCCTGGCCGCCGGTCTGA
- a CDS encoding NRDE family protein, giving the protein MIVGFAQDADVPVMLAGVRDEFLARPWLPPDRHWPDRPGLVGGLDLQAGGTWLAVDPETSRAAALLNGRGVLARDEVRRSRGELPLLALTTGEPPAEPDLACYDPFHLVLAEVGGVRLWSWDGRRLTEDKPPEGVHVIVNGGRARGDGNPRAAHFRPLFAAAEAGGTGPAAEAGERRWRAWRELASGAGLAADDPRALIVRRDLGERGAWGSSSVTLLGLSPHGVRYEFCPRPGDPGAWYRVLG; this is encoded by the coding sequence GTGATCGTCGGATTTGCGCAGGACGCGGACGTCCCGGTGATGCTCGCGGGCGTCCGCGACGAGTTCCTCGCGCGGCCCTGGCTGCCGCCGGACCGCCACTGGCCCGACCGGCCCGGCCTGGTCGGCGGGCTCGACCTGCAGGCGGGCGGCACCTGGCTCGCCGTCGACCCGGAGACGTCCCGGGCGGCCGCGCTGCTCAACGGCCGCGGCGTGCTCGCCCGTGACGAGGTACGCCGGTCCCGCGGCGAGCTGCCGCTGCTCGCCCTCACCACCGGGGAGCCGCCGGCCGAGCCGGACCTGGCCTGCTACGACCCCTTCCACCTCGTGCTCGCCGAGGTGGGCGGGGTGCGGCTGTGGAGCTGGGACGGGCGGCGCCTCACCGAGGACAAGCCGCCCGAGGGCGTGCACGTGATCGTGAACGGCGGCCGGGCGCGCGGCGACGGCAACCCGCGCGCCGCCCACTTCCGCCCGCTGTTCGCCGCGGCCGAGGCCGGGGGCACAGGGCCCGCGGCGGAGGCGGGGGAGCGGCGCTGGCGCGCCTGGCGGGAGCTCGCCTCCGGCGCCGGGCTCGCCGCCGACGACCCGCGGGCGCTGATCGTCCGCCGCGACCTCGGCGAGCGGGGCGCGTGGGGCAGCTCCTCGGTCACGCTGCTCGGCCTGTCGCCGCACGGCGTGCGCTACGAGTTCTGCCCGCGCCCCGGCGACCCGGGCGCCTGGTACCGCGTGCTCGGCTGA
- the mshC gene encoding cysteine--1-D-myo-inosityl 2-amino-2-deoxy-alpha-D-glucopyranoside ligase, whose protein sequence is MRSWSAPELPRLPGSGHRLRLYDTAAREVREVGPAGESPGEARMYVCGVTPYDATHLGHANTYVAFDMVNRVWRDAGHRVHYVQNATDVDDPLLERAEAIGADWRELAASEIDKYRGDMAALRVLPPRDYVAVTEVIDEIAETVVRLREKGVAYELDGDVYFSVAAAPKFGAVSGCTEAEMLELFGERGGDPGRPGKRNRLDWLLWRAERPGEPSWPSPLGRGRPGWHIECTTIALANLGPGFDLMGGGSDLVFPHHEMGASEGHIATGEWPFARSVVHSGMVALDGEKMSKSRGNLVFVSELRRELDPMAIRLALLANHYRADWEWTPALGRAAAERLARWRAAVARDRGPDARPVLAQVRERLADDLDTPGALAAVDAWAAAEGDDPDAPGLVRDLADALLGVAL, encoded by the coding sequence ATGCGTTCGTGGTCCGCTCCAGAGCTTCCCCGCCTGCCCGGGTCGGGGCACCGTCTGCGCCTGTACGACACCGCCGCCCGCGAGGTCCGGGAGGTGGGCCCGGCAGGGGAGAGCCCGGGGGAGGCGCGCATGTACGTCTGCGGCGTCACCCCGTACGACGCCACCCACCTCGGGCATGCCAACACCTACGTGGCCTTCGACATGGTGAACCGCGTGTGGCGGGACGCCGGGCACCGCGTGCACTACGTGCAGAACGCCACCGACGTGGACGATCCGCTGCTGGAGCGGGCCGAGGCGATCGGGGCGGACTGGCGGGAGCTGGCCGCCTCCGAGATCGACAAGTACCGGGGGGACATGGCCGCGCTGCGGGTGCTCCCGCCGCGCGATTACGTCGCGGTCACCGAGGTGATCGACGAGATCGCCGAGACCGTGGTACGGCTGCGCGAGAAGGGCGTCGCCTACGAGCTCGACGGCGACGTGTACTTCTCGGTCGCCGCCGCGCCCAAGTTCGGCGCGGTCTCCGGCTGCACCGAGGCCGAGATGCTCGAGCTGTTCGGCGAGCGGGGCGGCGACCCCGGCCGCCCCGGCAAGCGGAACCGCCTCGACTGGCTGCTGTGGCGCGCCGAGCGCCCCGGCGAGCCGTCCTGGCCCTCGCCGCTCGGCCGCGGCCGCCCCGGCTGGCACATCGAGTGCACCACGATCGCGCTCGCCAACCTCGGCCCCGGCTTCGACCTCATGGGCGGCGGCAGCGACCTGGTCTTCCCGCACCACGAGATGGGCGCGAGCGAGGGCCACATCGCGACCGGGGAGTGGCCGTTCGCCAGGAGCGTGGTGCACAGCGGCATGGTCGCCCTCGACGGCGAGAAGATGTCCAAGTCGCGCGGGAACCTGGTGTTCGTCTCCGAGCTGCGGCGCGAGCTCGACCCGATGGCGATCCGGCTCGCGCTGCTCGCCAACCACTACCGCGCCGACTGGGAGTGGACGCCCGCGCTCGGCCGGGCCGCCGCCGAGCGGCTGGCGCGCTGGCGGGCCGCCGTCGCCCGGGACCGCGGCCCCGACGCCCGTCCGGTGCTCGCACAGGTGCGCGAGCGCCTCGCCGACGACCTCGACACGCCCGGCGCGCTCGCCGCGGTCGACGCCTGGGCCGCCGCCGAGGGCGACGACCCGGACGCCCCGGGTCTCGTGCGCGACCTCGCCGACGCCCTGCTCGGCGTCGCGCTGTGA
- a CDS encoding peptide deformylase, with protein MARRGQAGGAARHRIRLFDDPALRVPSEPVVTFDRSVRELVKSLHQVMRAGPGRAGLAAPQLGVPLRVIAFDVDGRSGHLVNPRLEPSGRRVAADEACLSAPGLWFPVERSFAVVARGRDMYGRPQTVRAIGMLARVLQHEVDHLDGVLFTDHLAPQDRERFFAAFAELSGSGAAEPGAATPER; from the coding sequence GTGGCCAGGCGAGGGCAGGCCGGAGGTGCCGCCAGGCACCGGATCCGGCTTTTCGACGATCCGGCGTTACGGGTCCCGAGCGAGCCGGTCGTCACGTTCGATCGTTCGGTACGCGAGCTGGTCAAGTCCCTGCACCAGGTGATGCGCGCGGGGCCGGGGCGCGCCGGTCTCGCCGCGCCGCAGCTCGGCGTGCCGCTACGCGTGATCGCGTTCGACGTGGACGGGCGCAGCGGGCATCTGGTGAACCCGCGGCTGGAGCCGTCCGGGCGGCGGGTGGCCGCCGACGAGGCGTGCCTGTCCGCGCCGGGGCTGTGGTTCCCGGTGGAGCGGTCGTTCGCGGTGGTGGCGCGGGGCCGGGACATGTACGGCAGGCCGCAGACGGTCCGCGCGATCGGCATGCTCGCGCGGGTCCTGCAGCACGAGGTGGACCACCTCGACGGCGTGCTGTTCACCGACCACCTCGCGCCGCAGGACCGGGAGCGCTTCTTCGCCGCGTTCGCCGAGCTGTCCGGGTCCGGCGCGGCCGAACCCGGAGCGGCCACGCCGGAGCGCTGA
- a CDS encoding MFS transporter, translated as MTVAGTARAGQAAGRPKGRWIGDWRPDDPVFWETTGKKVARRNLIWSILAEHLGFTLWTIWSIVTVRLGAYEFTTDQLFWLVALPNLVGSTLRLPYTFAPARFGGRNWTAVSAALLLIPAVLLAVAVSDPDTPYWVFLLIAATAGFGGGNFASSMANITYFYPENRQGWALGLNAAGGNIGVSSVQLVMPPVITAFGLAAAGLVWVPLIVVATVGAWLFMDNLTTAKADPRDQLRVAGRAQTWIMSFLYIGTFGSFIGYTTAFPLLITSQFPEHGGLVGLAFLGALVGSLIRPVGGRLADRLGGARVTLWNFAAMIGAVGLVGLGLSARNVWLFFGAYMLLVTTTGIGNGSTYRMIPAIFRAKAVEGVDPADEKRYAEALLAGKRNSSAAIGLISAIGAYGGFFINRGFGTSIAATGGATSALVAFAAFYAVCLAVTWWCYLRTVGVRFVPSLASARV; from the coding sequence ATGACGGTGGCCGGCACGGCCCGCGCCGGGCAGGCGGCAGGGCGGCCCAAGGGGCGCTGGATCGGCGACTGGCGCCCGGACGACCCGGTGTTCTGGGAGACCACCGGCAAGAAGGTCGCCCGCCGGAACCTGATCTGGTCCATCCTCGCCGAGCACCTCGGCTTCACGCTGTGGACGATCTGGAGCATCGTCACGGTACGGCTCGGCGCCTACGAGTTCACCACCGACCAGCTCTTCTGGCTCGTGGCGCTGCCCAACCTGGTCGGCTCCACGCTGCGCCTGCCGTACACCTTCGCCCCGGCGAGGTTCGGCGGCCGCAACTGGACCGCGGTCAGCGCCGCGCTGCTGCTCATCCCCGCCGTGCTGCTCGCGGTGGCGGTGAGCGACCCGGACACGCCGTACTGGGTGTTCCTGCTGATCGCCGCGACGGCCGGGTTCGGCGGCGGCAACTTCGCCTCCAGCATGGCGAACATCACCTACTTCTACCCGGAGAACCGGCAGGGCTGGGCGCTCGGCCTCAACGCCGCCGGCGGCAACATCGGCGTCAGCTCGGTCCAGCTCGTCATGCCGCCGGTGATCACCGCGTTCGGCCTCGCCGCGGCCGGCCTGGTGTGGGTGCCGCTCATCGTCGTCGCCACCGTCGGCGCCTGGCTGTTCATGGACAACCTCACCACCGCCAAGGCCGACCCGCGCGACCAGCTCCGGGTCGCCGGCCGGGCCCAGACGTGGATCATGTCCTTCCTCTACATCGGCACCTTCGGCTCGTTCATCGGCTACACCACGGCGTTCCCGCTGCTCATCACCAGCCAGTTCCCCGAGCACGGCGGCCTGGTCGGCCTCGCCTTCCTCGGCGCGCTGGTCGGCTCGCTGATCCGGCCCGTCGGCGGCCGGCTCGCCGACCGGCTCGGCGGCGCCCGGGTGACGCTGTGGAACTTCGCCGCCATGATCGGCGCCGTCGGCCTCGTCGGGCTCGGCCTGTCCGCCCGCAACGTGTGGCTGTTCTTCGGCGCCTACATGCTGCTCGTCACCACCACCGGCATCGGCAACGGCTCCACCTACCGCATGATCCCGGCGATCTTCCGGGCGAAGGCCGTCGAGGGCGTCGACCCCGCCGACGAGAAGCGGTACGCCGAGGCGCTGCTCGCCGGCAAGCGCAACAGCTCGGCCGCGATCGGCCTGATCTCCGCGATCGGCGCGTACGGCGGGTTCTTCATCAACCGCGGCTTCGGCACCTCGATCGCCGCCACCGGCGGCGCCACCTCGGCCCTGGTCGCCTTCGCCGCCTTCTACGCGGTCTGCCTCGCCGTCACCTGGTGGTGCTACCTGCGCACCGTCGGCGTCCGGTTCGTGCCCAGCCTCGCCTCGGCGCGGGTCTGA